The following DNA comes from Nocardia sp. XZ_19_385.
TGCTTGTCAGGTCGCTCGAAAAGGTCGGATTCAAAAGTTTGGATCCCGTCTTGGAAATTTCCGAATTCGAGGTATTCTTGCCTCGGGTAATCGGCCTAGTATGCGGGTCGCACGATTTCGAGAGGACGTTCATCTCATGGCAAAGAAGGTCACCGTTAGCCTGATCGACGATGTCGACGGTGAGTCCATCGCGGACGAGACCATCGAGTTCTCGATCGACGGTGTGTCGTACGAGATCGATCTGTCGACAGCAAATGCGGCGAAGCTGCGCGATGGACTGGATCAGTGGGTTTCCAGTGCTCGCCGGGTGAGCGGACGTCGCCGGGTGAAGGCTGCCGCGGGTGCTACCGCTGCCCCGAAGAGCCGGGTTTCCATCGATCGTGAACAAAGCGCGGCAATTCGCGAGTGGGCGCGCCGGAATGGACACAAGGTGTCCGCACGCGGCCGCATCTCGGCCGACATCACCGATGCTTACAACAAGGCATCGAAGGGCTGAAATTTTTTCTTCAACTGCCGCCCGGGCAAATCGTGCGACGCCGGGGCGGCAGTGTTGTATCCATAGGCGGTCGGCATGGCCGCCCAGATCCGGTTCGCTGCGATCTTGCTAGTGGGTACCTCCAGGCGGCACCATGGGTACTGTGTCGTGGTCACTGATCGTATGGAGAGTTGAGGTACCTGCGCAGTGACAGGTTCTTTCGTCGGTTCATTGCTCCGGTTCATGGATGAGACGGGCACGTGGCAGGAGTTCATGCTCGCGCCCGAGCAGCAGCGCATCACCATCGGCCGCTCCATCCACGCCGATCTGTCCATGCCCTGGGACGCCGAGGTGTCCCGATTGCACGCCGCCGTCGAATACCTGGGCGCGCACTGGACCATCGTCGACGACGGGCTCTCCCGCAACGGCACCTTCGTCAACGGGGACCGCCTGGCGGGCCGGCGCCGCCTGATGGCCGGGGACAAGATCCGCGTCGGCAGCTCCATGGTGGAATTCCGCCACTACGGCGCCGTCGCCGACGACCCCACCCGCACCACCACCGGGACCATGCCGACCCTGCGCTCGCTTACCGATACCCAGCGTTCGGTGCTGGTCGCGCTGTGCCGTCCGTACAAGAACGGCGCCGGTTTCGCCACGCCCGCCTCCAATCAGCAGATCGCCGAGGAATTGTTCCTCAGCGTCGACGCGATCAAGACCCACCTGCGGGTGCTGTTCGCCAAGTTCGGGGTGGAGAGCCTGCCGCAGAACCAGAAGCGAGTTCGCCTGGCGGCGTTGGCCATGCAGAGTGGCCTCATCTCTGATAGAGATCTCTGAGCCACGCCACCCGCGTGGACGATGACGTAAGTAGCCGAGCGCCTGAACCATGGTTGCTCCCGCCGGAAAACGGTTGACTTATCTCATCGCCGGACCGAACGAAACGGCCAGGTCCGGGCTTCTCAGGCAGGAGATTTTCTATGAACGCGCTTCGTATCGCCGCGCTCGTTGCGGCCGCGCTGGCTTCGGGCTTGATCGGTGGTGTCTTCTACGCCTACGCGATCTCGGTGATGCCCGCGCTCAACCAGAGCGACGACCGCACCATCGTCGGAGTCATGCAGAAGATCAACGTGGTGATCATCAACCCGTGGTTCATGCTCGGCTTCATGGGCACCGTCGGCTTCAGCATTCTCGCGGCGGCGCTGCACCTCGGTAAGGATCACCGGGCCACGCTGGTCTGGATCGCAATCGCGTTGGTGCTCAACGTGATCGCGTTCGCGGTCACCGCGGGCTTGAACGTGCCCTTGAACGACCAGCTGGCCGCCGCCGGCGACGTGGGCCAGATCCAGAATCTGGCGCAGGTCCGCGCCGATTTCGAATCCACTTGGGTGCGTTGGAATATCGTCCGCGCGGTGCTGCACACGCTGGCGTTCCTGGTGCTGTGCGGTGCGCTGTTCGTGGCCGGTATCCAGCACGGCAAGGGCGCCACCGCGGCAGCCCCGGCCCCGGGTGCGGTGCCCGGCCAGTTCTCGGCGCCGTCGAATCCGCCGACCCTGCCGTTCAGCGCTCAGCAGAACATCGGGCAGCACGGCGGCGGGCAGTCGCAGCCGCCACGGTCGGGCTATGGCCGGATCTAGCCGGAAAACTATCCCTGCCGATTGCTCCCCGCGCTGTGGACGGCGCGGGGAGCTCGGTGTATGCAGGTAGGTGTCCGGTCGGCTCCGCGCACGCGAGATCCCAGGTCGATGTTCGCTGTAGGCAAAACCTGGTCGGAAACGAAACTCGCAACGCTCACGTTATGAGTGAATGACCGTGCTGTCGCTGGTCACCAATAGGGTGGACTGGAGGCGGCCTGTACCCCTGCCAACTAGAGTGGGAGGCAGGGGCCGCAACCCCCGGGCTTCATGGCAGGCTGACGACCACAGGTTGAATGCACTGAAGCGTCGGACGCCAGTGAAGGCTTGAGCAGGAGAGTGAGGGAGCGATGTTCGAGAGGTTCACCGACCGCGCGAGGCGTGTCGTTGTCCTGGCCCAAGAAGAGGCCCGGATGCTCAACCACAACTACATCGGCACCGAGCACATCCTGCTTGGGTTGATTCACGAGGGCGAGGGCGTCGCGGCGAAGTCGCTGGAATCGCTCGGCATTTCGCTCGAAGGTGTGCGTAGCCAGGTGGAAGAGATCATCGGCCAGGGCCAGCAGGCCCCGTCCGGGCACATTCCGTTTACCCCGCGCGCCAAGAAGGTGCTCGAGCTGTCGCTGCGTGAAGCGTTGCAACTCGGTCACAACTACATCGGCACCGAGCACATCCTGCTCGGCCTCATCCGTGAGGGTGAGGGTGTCGCGGCGCAGGTGCTGGTGAAGCTGGGCGCCGATCTGAATCGCGTGCGCCAGCAGGTTATTCAGCTGCTGTCCGGTTACCAGGGCAAGGAGCCGGTCGAGTCCGGTCCGCGCGGTGAGGCCGGTACGCCGTCCACCTCGCTGGTGCTCGATCAGTTCGGCCGCAACCTGACGCAGGCGGCGCTGGAAGGCAAGCTCGACCCGGTCATCGGCCGCTCGAAGGAAATCGAGCGCGTCATGCAGGTGCTGAGCCGCCGCACCAAGAACAACCCCGTCCTGATCGGTGAGCCCGGTGTCGGTAAGACCGCGGTCGTCGAGGGCCTGGCGCAGGCCATCGTCAACGGCGAGGTCCCGGAGACCTTGAAGGACAAGCAGCTCTACACCCTCGACCTGGGCTCCCTGGTCGCGGGCAGCCGTTACCGCGGTGATTTCGAAGAGCGCCTGAAGAAGGTGCTCAAGGAGATCAACACCCGCGGCGACATCATCCTGTTCATCGACGAGCTGCACACCCTGGTGGGTGCGGGCGCGGCCGAGGGCGCTATCGACGCGGCCTCGATCCTCAAGCCCAAGCTGGCCCGCGGTGAACTGCAGACCATCGGCGCCACCACCCTCGACGAGTACCGCAAGTACATCGAGAAGGACGCCGCCCTGGAACGCCGCTTCCAGCCGGTGCAGGTGGGCGAGCCCACGGTCGAGCACACCATCAACATCCTCAAGGGCCTTCGTGACCGCTACGAGGCGCACCACCGGGTTTCCATCACCGATGGCGCGCTGGTGGCCGCGGCGACCTTGGCCGACCGCTACATCAACGACCGGTTCCTCCCGGACAAGGCGATCGACCTGATCGACGAGGCCGGTGCGCGCATGCGCATCCGTCGCATGACCGCTCCGCCGGACCTGCGCGAATTCGACGACAAGATCGCCGATGCGCGCCGGGAGAAGGAAAGCGCCATCGACGCGCAGGACTTCGAGAAGGCCGCGCGGCTGCGCGACAAGGAGAAGCAGCTCGTCGCCAAGCGGGCCGAGCGCGAAAAGCAGTGGCGCTCGGGCGATCTGGATGTCGTGGCCGAGGTCGACGACGAGCAGATCGCGGAGGTGCTGGCCAACTGGACCGGTATCCCCGTCTTCAAGCTCACCGAGGAGGAGACCACCCGTCTGCTCCGCATGGAGGACGAGCTGCACAAGCGGATCATCGGCCAGGAAGACGCGGTCAAGGCCGTGTCCAAGGCGATCCGCCGCACTCGCGCCGGCCTGAAGGACCCCAAGCGCCCCTCGGGCTCGTTCATCTTCGCCGGTCCGTCCGGTGTCGGTAAGACCGAGCTGTCCAAGGCGCTGGCGAACTTCCTGTTCGGCGACGACGACGCGCTCATCCAGATCGACATGGGCGAGTTCCACGACCGCTTCACCGCTTCGCGGCTCTTCGGTGCCCCTCCGGGCTACGTGGGCTACGAAGAGGGCGGCCAGCTCACCGAGAAGGTGCGCCGCAAGCCGTTCTCCGTGGTGCTGTTCGACGAGATCGAAAAGGCCCACCAGGAGATCTACAACACCCTGTTGCAGGTCCTCGAGGACGGTCGTCTCACCGACGGCCAGGGCCGCACGGTCGACTTCAAGAACACCGTGCTGATCTTCACCTCGAACCTGGGTACCTCGGATATCTCGAAGGCGGTCGGCCTGGGCTTCGCTCAGTCCAACGCCGAGGGCTCGAACTACGAGCGGATGAAGCTCAAGGTCAACGACGAGCTGAAGAAGCACTTCCGGCCCGAGTTCCTCAACCGCATCGACGACGTCATCGTCTTCCACCAGCTCACGACCGATCAGATCGTGCAGATGGTGGACCTGATGATCGGCCGCGTCGGCGTCCAGTTGAAGAACAAGGACATGTCGATGGAGCTGTCCGAGCAGGGCAAGGCGCTGCTGGCCAAGCGTGGCTTCGACCCCGTCCTGGGTGCCCGGCCGCTGCGCCGCACCATCCAGCGCGAGATCGAGGATCAGCTGTCGGAGAAGATCCTCTTCGGCGAGATCGGCCCCGGCCAGACCGTCTTCGTCGACGTCGAAGGCTGGGACGGCGAAGGCTCCGGCGACAAGGCCAAGTTCACCTTCACCCCGAAGGCGAAGCTGACCAAGACCACCATCGACGACAAGGCGGCCGAGATGGTCGTGGTCGCCGGTGCCGGCGAAGGTGAAGCTGCCGCCGCTTCGGGCGAGTAGGAACAGCCGAAAGAGCCCGCCCCCACTGGGATTCCAGTGGGGGCGGGCTCTTTTTTGTCGGACTGCACTGTGTCGCGCATCACAATGTCGTCGTTTCAAGAGCGTTCTCGGCTATGAATATTCCTGTCGATCTAGTTTTAATACTTCGATTCGACTGGGGCACAAAGCAATCCAGGGGGATCGGGGTCGGGAGGGAAATTCATCATGTTCCGTGAAACAGTCATGCGCGCAGGCCGTAAGGTCCTCACCGGCGTGCTGCCATTTGCCGTGGTGGCCACTTTCGCCGGTGCGGGCACCGCGTCCGCGACCGACTACGCCGCGCAGCAGGCGCGGTGGGCGGAAAACCTGGCGGTGTCGGCCACCGCCGCCGGCATCGACTTCAAGACCACGGTGGCTCCGGATCTGAGCACCATCTCCACCGCGGTGCACAACGGCACGTTCAAGCTGACCGCGGACTCCTCGGCCGTGAACGTCGAATCCACCTCGGGCGCCAAGGTCACCGAGTTCCCGCTGTCGCTGAAGACGGTCGCCGGCAACACCATTCCGCTGGCCCCGCAGATTTCGGCGGACGGCAAGACACTGGTGGTCACCCCGAAGGTGTCCCCGGAATTGGCGGCTGAGCTGAACGCCGCCGACCTGAAGAACATCGCGACCAACCCGGGGGCGGGCAATTCGGATCCGATCGCGAACGGCGCCGCCGCCGGCGCGGTGGTCGGTCTCGTCATCGGCGGGATCTTCTGTGTGCCGATGGTCCTGTCCATCGTCGCCATTCCGGTTTGCGCGGTCAGCCTGCTCGGCAACGTGCTGTGGGCCGCCGTGATCGGCGCGATCGTGGGCGCGGTTGCCCCCCACGTGATCCCGCAGATCCTGCCCTGATGATCAGCTGACCGGCCGATAAGGCCAGTCGAAAAGGCCCGCCCCACTGGAGATCCAGTGGGGCGGGCCCTTTTTGCTATTGCCAGCCGGGCCGGACCATCCCCGACTCGTAGGCCATGACGACGAGCTGGGTGCGGTCGCGGGCGCCGAGTTTCATCAGAATGCGGCTGACGTGCGTGCGGGCGGTGGCGGGGCTCATGAACAGACGCTCGCCGATTTCGGCATTGGTGAGGCCCTCAGCTACCAGGGTCATCACTTCGCGTTCGCGGTCGGTCAGCTCGGCAAATTCGGCGGGTGGGGGCTGTTTGGCGTGGGCGGAGAATTCGGCGATGAGGCGGCGGGTGACGCCGGGGGAGAGGAGTGCGTCGCCGGCGGCCACCACCCGAACGGCGCGGACCAGGTCGGCGGGTTCGGTGTGTTTGACGAGGAAACCCGTTGCGCCGGAACGCATTGCCTCGAACACGTATTCGTCGAGTTCGAATGTGGTCAGGACGACGACCTTCACCTCGGCGAGCTTCGGGTCCTCGGCGATCATCCTGGTGGCGGCGAGGCCGTCGAGGATGGGCATGCGGATATCCATCAGGACCACATCGGGGGCGAGGGTGCGGGTCATGCGGACCGCTTGTTCACCGTTGTCGGCTTCGCCGATCACCTCGATGCCGTCCTGCGCGTTCAGCAGCGCGACGAAACCGCCGCGGACCAGCGCCTGATCGTCGGCGACCAATACTCGTACGTTCACAAATGCCCTCCCGAGCTCACCGATCCTGCGCTGACGAGCCGCTGGACGTCGCGGATTCGGCGCGGTCCAGAGCGCGGATGGGCAGGCGGGCCGCGACCCGGAATCCGCCGCTGGGGCGCGGGCCGGCGGTCAGGGCGCCGCCGAGGGCGTGGGCGCGTTCCCGCATGCCGACGATGCCGTTGCCGCCGGAGGTCCCGGCGCGCGGCTGGTTGCCGAAGGGTCGGGTGTTGTCGATGGTGATGTCGACCGATTCCGCCGCGTAGCGGACGGTGACGGTGGCGTCGGCGCCGGGTGCGTGCCGGGCGACGTTGGTCAGGGATTCTTGGATGATGCGGGCGGCGGCGACGTCGATGACGCTCGGCAGTTTCTGCGGGTCGCCGATGATTCGAGTGCTGACCGCCAAGCCCGCGGTGCGGGTGCGCTGCAGGAGCGCGTCCATGTCTTCGATGCTGGGGGCGGGTGCTCTCGGCGCCGGGCGGGGTTCGACGGGGCGCTCCTGCGCGGCCTCCCGAGCCATGCGGCGCTGGCTGAACTCGTCGACCTTCGAATCCTGTTCTTCTACAACAGGATCAGCGACGGTGCCGGTGCGGATGGTCTGCAGCAGTGTGTGGACTTCGGCGAGCGCGTCCTTGCTCGCGGTCTTGATCGCCGCCAGCGCGGAGGCGGCCTGCTCGGGTCTGCGGTCGAACAGCTCCAGCGCCACCGAGGACTGCACGTTGATCAGTGAAAGGCTGTGTGCCAGAACGTCATGCAGTTCGCGGGCGATGGCGAGCCGCTCTTCCCCGGCCCGGCGTTCGCGCTGCGCTTCCTCGTCTCTGCGGGCGGCCTCGGCCCGCTGTCTGCGCGCGTCCAGTACGGCCCGCCGCTGCCGGATGCCCTCGGCGATGCCGACCAGCACCGTCAGCCAGGCCATCAGGCCGAATACCTGCCACCCGTTGGTCTCGTGCCCGAACCAGCCGGGCACCGGCCAGACCAGCAGCAGATAGCCCAGCGGTACCAGGGGATAAGTCCACC
Coding sequences within:
- a CDS encoding response regulator transcription factor — translated: MNVRVLVADDQALVRGGFVALLNAQDGIEVIGEADNGEQAVRMTRTLAPDVVLMDIRMPILDGLAATRMIAEDPKLAEVKVVVLTTFELDEYVFEAMRSGATGFLVKHTEPADLVRAVRVVAAGDALLSPGVTRRLIAEFSAHAKQPPPAEFAELTDREREVMTLVAEGLTNAEIGERLFMSPATARTHVSRILMKLGARDRTQLVVMAYESGMVRPGWQ
- a CDS encoding FHA domain-containing protein, whose amino-acid sequence is MDETGTWQEFMLAPEQQRITIGRSIHADLSMPWDAEVSRLHAAVEYLGAHWTIVDDGLSRNGTFVNGDRLAGRRRLMAGDKIRVGSSMVEFRHYGAVADDPTRTTTGTMPTLRSLTDTQRSVLVALCRPYKNGAGFATPASNQQIAEELFLSVDAIKTHLRVLFAKFGVESLPQNQKRVRLAALAMQSGLISDRDL
- a CDS encoding DUF1772 domain-containing protein, whose product is MNALRIAALVAAALASGLIGGVFYAYAISVMPALNQSDDRTIVGVMQKINVVIINPWFMLGFMGTVGFSILAAALHLGKDHRATLVWIAIALVLNVIAFAVTAGLNVPLNDQLAAAGDVGQIQNLAQVRADFESTWVRWNIVRAVLHTLAFLVLCGALFVAGIQHGKGATAAAPAPGAVPGQFSAPSNPPTLPFSAQQNIGQHGGGQSQPPRSGYGRI
- a CDS encoding histidine kinase yields the protein MKAPDITKRGWVGWDLVLALGLAVVQVLGGRGANLGQAGAQSLDWLGYLLLLVGPVALLFRRRFPMAVLPVAFAACVLYLALGYGYGPIFFSLIVAFLTAAVVGSRWWTYPLVPLGYLLLVWPVPGWFGHETNGWQVFGLMAWLTVLVGIAEGIRQRRAVLDARRQRAEAARRDEEAQRERRAGEERLAIARELHDVLAHSLSLINVQSSVALELFDRRPEQAASALAAIKTASKDALAEVHTLLQTIRTGTVADPVVEEQDSKVDEFSQRRMAREAAQERPVEPRPAPRAPAPSIEDMDALLQRTRTAGLAVSTRIIGDPQKLPSVIDVAAARIIQESLTNVARHAPGADATVTVRYAAESVDITIDNTRPFGNQPRAGTSGGNGIVGMRERAHALGGALTAGPRPSGGFRVAARLPIRALDRAESATSSGSSAQDR
- a CDS encoding Lsr2 family protein translates to MAKKVTVSLIDDVDGESIADETIEFSIDGVSYEIDLSTANAAKLRDGLDQWVSSARRVSGRRRVKAAAGATAAPKSRVSIDREQSAAIREWARRNGHKVSARGRISADITDAYNKASKG
- a CDS encoding ATP-dependent Clp protease ATP-binding subunit, whose amino-acid sequence is MFERFTDRARRVVVLAQEEARMLNHNYIGTEHILLGLIHEGEGVAAKSLESLGISLEGVRSQVEEIIGQGQQAPSGHIPFTPRAKKVLELSLREALQLGHNYIGTEHILLGLIREGEGVAAQVLVKLGADLNRVRQQVIQLLSGYQGKEPVESGPRGEAGTPSTSLVLDQFGRNLTQAALEGKLDPVIGRSKEIERVMQVLSRRTKNNPVLIGEPGVGKTAVVEGLAQAIVNGEVPETLKDKQLYTLDLGSLVAGSRYRGDFEERLKKVLKEINTRGDIILFIDELHTLVGAGAAEGAIDAASILKPKLARGELQTIGATTLDEYRKYIEKDAALERRFQPVQVGEPTVEHTINILKGLRDRYEAHHRVSITDGALVAAATLADRYINDRFLPDKAIDLIDEAGARMRIRRMTAPPDLREFDDKIADARREKESAIDAQDFEKAARLRDKEKQLVAKRAEREKQWRSGDLDVVAEVDDEQIAEVLANWTGIPVFKLTEEETTRLLRMEDELHKRIIGQEDAVKAVSKAIRRTRAGLKDPKRPSGSFIFAGPSGVGKTELSKALANFLFGDDDALIQIDMGEFHDRFTASRLFGAPPGYVGYEEGGQLTEKVRRKPFSVVLFDEIEKAHQEIYNTLLQVLEDGRLTDGQGRTVDFKNTVLIFTSNLGTSDISKAVGLGFAQSNAEGSNYERMKLKVNDELKKHFRPEFLNRIDDVIVFHQLTTDQIVQMVDLMIGRVGVQLKNKDMSMELSEQGKALLAKRGFDPVLGARPLRRTIQREIEDQLSEKILFGEIGPGQTVFVDVEGWDGEGSGDKAKFTFTPKAKLTKTTIDDKAAEMVVVAGAGEGEAAAASGE